Within the Candidatus Ozemobacteraceae bacterium genome, the region GTTCTTGCGATATCTCACGGTGCCATCGACAACGCGTGTCTTGTAGTCGGTGAGGTTCTCCTCGTAGATGCGGCCGAGCTTGAAGAGGCTCTGATCAGCGTTCGGAGCGTCCGGAAACTTCTGCATCATTTCTTCGAGGGTGGCGGCGGCGTTCTTGTAATCCTTCTGCTTTTCGTCCATCATGCTCGCCATCAGCCTGTAGGCATCGCGAGCCAGATCGGAGTTCGGGGAATCTGCGATGACCTTCCGATAGGCCTCGATCGCTTTCGCGTAGTCTCCCTGTTTTGCATGCATGGCGGCGAGGTCCATGTTGGCCTGAGCGCTCTGGGCTTCCGACTGTGCGGCTTCGGCGATGTTTTCCTGCGCCTCGATCGCCGCGACGCTCTGGCCGGTGCCAGGAGCGAGGGCCTTCATCCGCTTCTGGGCCTCCCGGAAAAAGGAGCTGTACGGGTGTTTTTCGACGAGTTCGCGGTACATTCGCGCCGCATCCTCGAATTTTCCGGTGCGCTCGTAGGAGAAAGCGAGGTGGTAGACGACTTTGTCGATCGACATGAAGTTCGGGTATTCGGATAAAACGCGCGCATACGCATCGATGGCCTTCGGATAATCATTCAGGCGCTCCTCGTAGACCCTGCCGAGATCGTACAGAATCCGGGGCGAGTCCGGCCCCTTCACACCGCCGGCCTTGACGCCCTCCGACATGTTCGTCGCGGCGTCGAGGAAATGACCGAGCGCCTGCGACATCTCATTCTCGGCCTGGCGCATCCGGATCGTTCCGATTTCGACACGGGCGGCGGCCGCGAGTTCGGGGTTTGAAAAAAGGTTCTGGAGGGCACCGATCGCACCGTCGAAATTGGACTGGGCAAGAAGTTGCTGCGCCTGCTGGTATTCTCCGGTCATCTGGATTGCGGCGTTCTGGCCGGCGGCCGGGGCTCCCCCCCCTGCGCTCCAGAGCGAGCAGGCTGAGATCAGCACGGCGACGACCGCGTCGCGACGGATTCGAACGGGAAAGGAGAGAATCATGGGCGACCTCCGTTATTCAGGCGTTCCAAGTGCATCAGACAATCGACGAATTCGAGTGTTCCGCAGGCGATTATACGTGTGATCCCGCGAGATTGACAAGGGTTCCCGGCTCTGTTAGGTTTTTCAGACGGGCTCATATTCACCGAATTTCTTTCTGAAAGGGCTCATCGTGCCAGGAACAAATGCCGATATACCGAACGGCGGAGTTACTCATCGGGTTGAAACTCCCGGCTTGATCTTCGATCTGCTACCGATCGAAAAGGTCGCACCCAACCCGAAGCAGCCCCGCAAGATCTTTGACCGCACCACCCTTGAAGAGCTTGCCCAGTCGATCCGTGCGAACGGCGTTCTCCAGCCGATTCTCGTCAGACGCTGGGGCGACGGGTATCAGATCATCTCCGGCGAGCGGCGGTATCAGGCCTGCAAGATCGCCGGCCTGACGCAGATTCCCGCCGTCCTCCGCGACATGAACGAACAGCAGACCCTCCTTGCTGGCCTGATCGAAAACATCCAGCGGGAAGACCTGAATCCCGTAGAAGAGGCGGCGACGCTCCGGCAGATTATCCTGGAGTTCGGGTTGACGCACGACGAACTGGCCCGGCGGCTCGGAAGAAGCCGTTCCGCCCTCACGAACCGCCTGCGGCTGCTCTCGCTCCCGGGTCACGTCCAGCAACTCATCGCGAGCGGAAAGATCTCCGCCGGCCACGCCAAGATGCTGGCAGGGCTCCGCGATCACAGCGAGGTCCAGGCCTGGGTCGACCGGATTCTTACCAAGAGCCTCTCGGTATACGAAACGGAAAAGGAACTGGCCGATGCGAAGCCGTCCGGAAACGGGCACCCGGGAAACAGGTCTCGAGCTTCGGCACCCCGGAAGCAGGCCGGCGATATCCATGTCCGCCAGGTCGAATCACGCATCCAGGAACTGCTCGGCGCCAAGGTACACATCCGGCAGGGCCGCGCCAAAAGCCGGATCGAGATAGAATTCTATAGCAATGAAGATTTGGAACGAGTCGTAGACATGCTGCTGACCCTTCGCCAGTAACGGCGAGGAGAGGGCGGCGAAACCCTGAACTTCGACCGTAAGAAGGGAAACGAGTTCGGTGTATATAAAATTCTGGGGTGTCAGAGGATCCGTTCCCGTTCCCGGGAAAGATACGATCCGCTATGGCGGAAACACGACCTGTATTGAGATTCGCACGAATGAAGGCCAGCTGATCATCGTCGATGCCGGGACGGGCATCCGTCTTCTCGGTCTCGAGCTTCTCAAGGGTGATTTCGGCA harbors:
- a CDS encoding ParB/RepB/Spo0J family partition protein; the protein is MIFDLLPIEKVAPNPKQPRKIFDRTTLEELAQSIRANGVLQPILVRRWGDGYQIISGERRYQACKIAGLTQIPAVLRDMNEQQTLLAGLIENIQREDLNPVEEAATLRQIILEFGLTHDELARRLGRSRSALTNRLRLLSLPGHVQQLIASGKISAGHAKMLAGLRDHSEVQAWVDRILTKSLSVYETEKELADAKPSGNGHPGNRSRASAPRKQAGDIHVRQVESRIQELLGAKVHIRQGRAKSRIEIEFYSNEDLERVVDMLLTLRQ
- a CDS encoding tetratricopeptide repeat protein, whose protein sequence is MILSFPVRIRRDAVVAVLISACSLWSAGGGAPAAGQNAAIQMTGEYQQAQQLLAQSNFDGAIGALQNLFSNPELAAAARVEIGTIRMRQAENEMSQALGHFLDAATNMSEGVKAGGVKGPDSPRILYDLGRVYEERLNDYPKAIDAYARVLSEYPNFMSIDKVVYHLAFSYERTGKFEDAARMYRELVEKHPYSSFFREAQKRMKALAPGTGQSVAAIEAQENIAEAAQSEAQSAQANMDLAAMHAKQGDYAKAIEAYRKVIADSPNSDLARDAYRLMASMMDEKQKDYKNAAATLEEMMQKFPDAPNADQSLFKLGRIYEENLTDYKTRVVDGTVRYRKNDEGARKAIDYYDRLTERYPDADVSAEALMRKGDLYRTQLKDNDEAKKQYSEFLKRFPDHAEADKVRERLNQLESD